The proteins below come from a single Malus domestica chromosome 03, GDT2T_hap1 genomic window:
- the LOC103407626 gene encoding heavy metal-associated isoprenylated plant protein 47-like isoform X6 has product MPPQMKIVVKVPMHCDKCRTKALKIAAAAHGVSKVSIEGANKDHVEVIGDDVDSVCLTRSLRKKLGCSCTIVKVEEVKPAVKTEEKSAPQFRPMYCELVREYPEPTTCSIM; this is encoded by the exons ATGCCGCCG CAAATGAAGATCGTTGTGAAGGTGCCAATGCACtgtgacaaatgcagaaccaagGCCTTGAAGATTGCAGCTGCTGCACACG GTGTTAGTAAAGTGTCGATAGAAGGAGCAAACAAAGATCATGTGGAGGTTATCGGGGATGATGTAGACTCGGTTTGCTTGACGAGGTCATTGAGGAAAAAGCTCGGCTGTTCCTGCACCATAGTCAAAGTTGAAGAAGTGAAGCCGGCAGTTAAAACTGAGGAAAAGTCAGCTCCCCAGTTTCGTCCAATGTACTGTGAACTGGTTCGTGAATATCCAGAACCAACCACTTGCTCCATAATGTAA